gtattatgACATTTACGCTGTGAATTTTTTATGGTGTGCGTTTTTTATGCTGCCTGTGTGTCTGTTTTCCGTTTTATTCCACATAAAGGCAAGCTTAAAAGTTCAATTACGCTTTATTGGCAAATGTGTTGATAGCCTTGCAcgtcacacactcactcagaCATTGGAGCATTAAAAAAGCATTGCCATTTCATTCATCATCCATCTCACACATGTGTTTACCTTAATTACACATTCAGCGTCAATCAAAAGCGTTAACTGCCTCAACAACcaacaagcaacaataataGTAGTTGCATGAAAGGGTTCACTTGGCTGAGTTCCCAGCATGCGACACTTGACACGCGACTCTTGTAGCCATTGCCAGGACAATGAAAGGAAAGCCGAGTAGAGAgtagacgagacgagacgaacAGCAGAAAGCAGAGTCATCAGAGTAGACGACGGGTGCAAGGCAACAGTTAAGTTAAGGGAGGGCAGCGAGCTCAGCAAACATTGTTGTATGGCTCTATTCCGAGACTCAGCCTACAATCTGTACAGCAAGTGTGTTCCAAGCAACGAAATCTATGCTAATTTCACTAGGtggaaatttgtaatttatatcaAGAAAGAATTGCTTGTAATTGATTGTAATAAATGGGAATTTTGTGGAGCAACATTATTTGAAGcgatttatacatatatgaagtACATTTCACAATGttgatatatatacatatgaaatAGCGTTGATTATATCTACGAAGAATAAAGAGAAgggaatttaattaaaaaatcagaGAGAGTTAACAGTTTAACAGTTTAAAGCAATTTTAgcgaacaacaaaaagaaaggttgtattttattttgggaAAACAGAAATcaagaaactttttttttgcaattctataaaaattaataacaagaAATATTTCTCAGTtttcataaaacaaattaaacatcAACATATGATTAATAAACTATGGTAAATAAACATATGGTAAATAAACATACGATAAATaaacttatatataaataacataaattttgaTGATTTTAGTTGgatgcctaaaagtatgcaacacttttttaaGAACAACTTTTAAGTTGCACTTAAAACATTCGCTTAATTGAATAAACCTTATAAGTAAAACAttacttttctttaatttatagcTAGAATATACAGCATTAGTTCTACTTTACGACTCGATAGAACGCTTCGCATTGATTTCGCCTGAATTGAGGCGAAATAGATTTGGGGAAAAAGCGTAGCAAAGGGGAGCGAGAACTATGAATGTACCAGCACGTTTACTACACTTACactgtttattgttattgtctaGGCTGCTTGGCAGCTCAGTATCTCATTGCGTCCCCCTCTACCCCCCTAAAGCTTCCTCTCTTATTCACCCCCAACAAAGTGGAGAAGGCTCTTTTGTCAGCGCGGCTGTGTCGAGtgggttttggtttttctgtgCGTTGTTTGCCTGCGCTTAGCTTGCTTAGGCTCGAATTGTGCCATTTCAAGTGGTAAGGCGGCAcgtggcattgttgttgctgtcgttgttgttgctcttcatATTATGAAGCGATTCCTGCAACATGTCGCATGGCTCAGAGAAGAAAATGGCAACGCCCCAACGCAAATTGTGACTTGCGATGACTTTTGTGCTGTTGCCCTTTAAAGTTGCCCCAGAACACAAATTAACTTTGAGCAAGTGCCGTCGTGTTTGCCGTGCTGTGTGCGGCAGCAGGTGTAATTTATgaaacaacattttcatttctcgTTTCCGGTTTGCGTTTCccccattttcatttaaagccATAAGCTGAGCCTATCCGACGCGTTGTCGACAGCGCTGTGGCCGTGATTTCAATTTACTTGCGGCTGatcgtaaaaaaaaagagaaaaacttttgaaGACTTAAAACACGACAACAAACAGTGGACTGGTTTGTAAACGAAAGCTGTGTCTGCTGTcgttatgtttgtttttgtttgagcTTGTTAAATTTATGCCCTTGCCCAGAGAGTTTTGGCTCTTGATGCTGGTTGACAGCTTTTGGCCAACTCAATTTGCCAAGTTCTGAATTTTATTAGCAATTCTAGCATTTGGTTgtggtttttcttttcctaTCATCGCCGGCACCTTTCTAACATTTTTCATGCctgtcatttatttaatgcagACACTAGTTGTCACAACAATCTGTCAATTTGTCAAGCCCATCGCTGCTCTCGGATGACCCTCTCGATGATTCATTCGTGTGCAAACAGCAATCACAAATCACGAATCACACAATTCACACAATTcccacagcaacaaaaggAATAAACATGAAtatgatttatgatttatgtgTTAGTAATTGGGGTTGTGCAACAGCGTAGAAAGAAGGGTTACAAAATGTTATACTTGTATTATATAGTCCGATTGTGTGTGGTTGGTGTTGTGCCTGCAGCAGGTTGCCCAATCGACCGATTCCtcatttatttgctatttaaatttcaattactcAACTAGCGAGAGACCCTGAAAATTGCAAGTTTGTTGAATTATTGAAACGCTTGATTGAAGCTGAGCGCAAAATCCAATcaaagagtgagagtgagagtaaGTGAGATATATTTTTCAGAGGGCTGTTCAACCAGTTAGCCAAActtgtaaattaataattgagttttcaaaatgtttaccaattccaatttaaaagttaaatagaaataaataaaatactttgctTTCTCTCTCAGGCAGCGACACACTTATTGAATATCTTAGCAGGCTTCATAATCTCTACCTTATGAGTTCTTATAACAATTTCCTCGACTGTCATTCTCCGATTCCCCAAGTATAAGAAGAACTTGTGAGTTCATCGTCTACAAAGTATGGGGAAATGACAAGGTAAACAGTTGCGGAGTTCGactttcgattttattttgcgTTTCTCCCAGCTGAATtcgaataataaaaaaacagagTGAAGAGAAAAGGAAACTTTTCAGTTTCGAGGCTTGTGTGGTGCGTGTGATTGCTCATACGCAACGTTGGAcgttgaaataaaaataaaaataaaatgaaaaaaataacgaaaagaATGAAGAAAATTACGAATATATAAAAGTTGAGAAGTTGAGAAGAAGCAAAACTGGGCGTGAAATGTGCGGCAAATGCGTGTGGCAGGTGGTTGAGTTGGTTGAGTTGGTTCTATGGCAATTTACTCATGCTATGCTCATGTCATATATAATAAGGCATAGATGGTAAGGTAACGCATGATGTTGCTACATTTTGTGGCTttcgtgtgttgtgtgtgtgtgtgtgtgtgtcccatGCCTCGTTCACTTTCTCCTCGTTTCGTTATGGGAAGCACGTGATTTCGCTGGGGAGCATTTTAACTTAATTAGGAGCGGTTGAAGCATGCAAGGCAAGGGCACACACCGAAAGATGTTCCGACAAGCCGAAAGGACAGctagctacacacacacacacacacacacacacacacacatagagagattGATGTAATCCTCCTCCTGCGTTTGGATGAGgcttacataaatatttacgttATATTACCGTCGAGTGCTTTTGGCAGTTAAAAGATCTATGGCCAATTTAAGCCACAATCAATAAGCCAAAATGGAGTcattaatgttaatttaacCATCTCATTCGCTCATACTCACTTTTTATcttctatctatctctctctttctcttctatCTTTACAGCACAGAAATTTCTCATCGTCATCGCAGTCGGATGATGAGGGGAAAAAGCAGGAGAAGCACAAAAAGGGAACGTCGCCGTCATCGCTGAGTGGTAAGAGACTGAAAaccttaaatatttattttgtaaatatttgacttTAATGTGAAAATTGATTGAGAGTCAAGGGTCTCACGACTTGTTAGCATAAGCAGTTGGGGGTCGAAAACAAATCATTTTGAGCTACTGTTTCCATCGCAGAGGTCTCGCAGGGTGGCGGGACGAcacagaagaagcagcagcagcagcaaaggcagcCAGAGACTGAAGTTAAAGTCGTGTGGGAGTATCCAAATGATAGTAAAGTTCCAAAGAAATCTTACCAGCATATGGAAATCGCGCATAGACTTGGCGATGAAGTCGCCATCAGAGTGGCGAAGTTCCGAACAAATCAGAAGCACAAACAAATGCTCGCCAAATACGAGGCACATAGAAAACAGATGGAACTGGAATTGGAAAGGGAGAAACAAagaatagaaatgaaaatgaaagctGAGCAGAAATTGAATCCGAATGTTGCAACGCCGCCTGCAAAGGGAGCGGCGAATGCGACTCAAAAGCCAGAAGAATCCGTGAAAGTTGAGAAACAGCAAAAATCCGAAACGCGTAGTGAGTAACATAAGCTGCTGCTTTAGCATTAGGTTTGGGAACTGTCATTTATATTACCTACATAACAGAGTCAGTAGCAAAGCCAGGAGTGAAAAGGAAATCGTCGTGGAGTCTATTCAATTGGATGAAACGTAGCGAtgataaaattaagaaaaatgaaaCTTCCGGTAAGAAGTAGCTTAGCATGGGATGCGAAAGAGTATAAACCAGATATGCACGTAcagaaaaatgaattaaaagaTTGCAGTGAGATTTCGATTAAAACCGGATGcagttttaaaaatgattcAATTACTCTGTAAATAAAGCGCAACTTGATAATTCACAATTTCCATTGCCCACTTCTGGGCGTCAGTTAAATCTCAGTTTATGATACACAATTTCTATTGCCTACTTCTAGGCGTCggttatatttaatttgcataaagagATTTGTTTGATATCATTCGTAATTAATTACTGCAATTTCGATTAAACCTGAATGTGACTTCTAACTTAATATTTAACTCTTCTgcaaaatacttgaaattCACAAATCATATTGCCTACTTCTAGGCGTGAGCTAAATTTTACTGCTTGTCATAACTTAAATTTGCTATTAGCAGATTAGTTTACTATCATTCGTAATTAATGGCTGCAATTATCTAATTTTCCCCACACTTCTGCTGTGCAACCACAATTTTATGTATAATTAGCGAGTGCTCCATCGAGTTTGCAACTTTTAGTTGTATGAATAATTTGCACACAGCTGCCGCAgctcattaaataaatgttatatttatttagttgtgtTTAACTTACAATGTGTACAAAATTGAgctcaaaatatatgtatatttgtatgtataatattatttggaTAGTTCTTTGTTTTGGCTTTACCAGTAAAGCTAAGTAGGGGGCTTACATGTCGTATGTATAATGTGGGGGGATATTTGGAAATAGATTAGCTTAGGctcttattattgttttacCCCAACACCCAAAAGAGTCGttgcttgtttatttgcaTGTCTTCACATTCTATCGTCGAGGCTATCGTAGAGTTCGCCATCGTTTGTCTGTCGTCGGCTCAATGAGTTGACACCATCCTGTGCCTGTAATgtctgttgttgatgttgctcctgttgctgctgctgctgttcctgctCCTGCTCTAGACGTTCTTGCTCTTTGGCTGGATCGTATATCTCGAATTCCTCGAACTCAATCTCATCGTATTTGCGTCGTTCATAGATGCTTTTGTCATTTGCCACATAATGTCGCACCACAGTCTTGTCCACAATCGATGCACTGCTGCTTGCATTGCTCAATCGTCGCTCCTGTCCATGtgcttgtgtttgtatttgcgtttgtgtttgcgtttgcgtttggtTCTGATGAATCTCAATGGGCACAATGATTTGTTCACGACCAATGACTTCCTGCTGACATGGCTTGACATGTTCTGCTCCTACTACGACTGCTGCCTCATCATCCTGTGCATCATTGTATTGTTTTGTCAATTTCTGATTGCCCAGAGGCGTGCCTGGATTGCCAATgactggctgctgctgctgttgctgtcgtgaTGGCTTAGCCAGCGTATAGGCTAAATCCACATTTCGATTGCGACATactttgctgttattgttgggCTTATCACAGCCACTGCCACGCCCCGCACTTAAATCTAGGCGTATGTTCATGGCCTGACTCTgatatgttgctgttgttgcctcttcATCTCTTTCTAACTGCGTCTGCTTATCCAGCCCATTAGGCAACCGCTCACACTCCTGCGGCGTCATGTTTATGTGATTATTTACTGTCACTTGTCGTCGGACTGACGTTGTCCCCTCCAGCATTTCCTTTTTGCCCGCAGTGCTTTGACTGTTGATGGTCACATTCGCCTGGCCATCGGCCATCATCATTGGCCGATTGCACTCAAAGTGATGAACCATCTTTCGCACCACCTCAGTGTTATCATCCTCCATTGTATTTGCCTCCTCCTCTTCGGTGCCCGCCAACTCCAAGcgactgctgcagctgttcgATTTGaccaatttgaatttaataccTGCAAATATGGAGACAGATGTCAGACAGCCAATCAaacattcaattttaattgcatttttatgttaCGTTTGACttgcatacaaaattaatgtcATTTGCCATATGCATAACTCGATCAATAATTTCGTAGAAAATTAATTGCCAGTGTGCAAAATGtctaaaaacattttatgatttaataataaatttaacgcatcattttttatgatttaattaatgaaattttgtgcAATTATTTCATACAAATTTTGATGTAGACGTTTGTAGCATCaaaagcatttgcataaattgcgtaatttaatttactctcaaaatattcaacaaaatatttaagaacattttctgattgaatattattcaatcaaattagctctattaattcaattattttgatggaaaaaaattttggtgtcgaaaaatcaaaaatgatatatgtacaactttttaattgaaatttacttaattttgatttaatattaaacGTGTAGCATCAATTTGGATGGatttgtaatgaaattttgtgcaattaaGTGTAATTGTTTTTAGAATCAAAATTATTGCAGATTTctgatttaatattaaagcCTACTGTGAAAATTTTGCTATAGAATCAAAATGACATGAATTGCGTAATTTAATCAAATAGTTTAAAGTAAACATGCTAATTTTTGCTCTCAATcaacttgatttatttgtgATGCAaacaattgtgtttttttttaatgaacatttaattgtattaatgATGCCAGCAAACATGaacatgtttttatttaatgactAAGTTAAGTTCATTTAGCAATAATTTCGTTACagtttataaaattcaatacaTTCAGAATATGGTGCACTTTAATGgctaaaataaattcagttAGCAATAAATTCGTAGCCTTTGACaaaattcatatattaaaGCAGCAGAATTTGCACTTTTAAAGCTAATCGAAGTGcgaattaaagaaaaacaagaagacGCTTGTGAATAGTGTAAAGCAAAGAACCAAAAGAAAGCCTTAAAAATACatgctttaataataataaaatgcttgAACAGTCAACTAGACACTCACCTTGATAAGAGTCCTGTTGCTGAtcctgatgctgctgctgttcaatGCACTCGTTGCATGCCTCAATTTGACGCACTCGTGAGCGTGTGCGTGTGGCAGCAGCATTCTCTCCACATCCATTCAACAGCTGTGGATTCAAGTGTCCTCCAgctccagttgctgttgctgctgttggcagtCCTCGCTCCAGGACCCGTCCGCCATAGTAGGTGACCGTGGAGTCGCATTCGCGTATTTTGGCCAGCACATCCTGCAGGATAAGAAAAGGATGTTAGTATGCGTCGACGTTGTGTCGTGGTCAGCGAGCTTAATGTGCTGCCATCAAAAGTCCTTAATGGTCCATAAAGCCACACGCAGCAGTTGCCTTGTTGCCTGCAGGCAGAAtacttcagctgctgctgctgcttctacttACATTGCTCACATAATAGGACTCGCACATGTCCGTTTCCACATCATCGTCATACTcctcgccatcatcatcaccatcgcCATTGTGTTGATTATCTTCCCGCTgttcctcctcttcctcctgaGCTTCCGCTTCGAGTTTCGCCTGCTCGTAAATCTGACGATAGCGACTATCGCCAGCAGCTCCACTGCCACCGTCCCCGCCCACACACCAGGTGCGTCGACTGGCCAGCTTGCCAGCCCTCGCCTTGGCATTGGCCGCATTGCTATTGTGTCGCCTTACGACGTCCAGCACATGGACACCCTTGCAGGCCATCATTGGCGTCTCCTTGGCCATGGCTTCCGGTTCTCGCAGGTGACATTCGCCGCAGGGCGAGGATAAATCACCGCTAGAGATGCCGCTCGATAGACTCGCATTGTCCCAGTGCTGCTTTACCTTGTGCTCCTCGAGCAGTTCCATGCCCTTGGGTTGCTCCTCTCCACCAGCGCCGTAGCTCGTATCGATTGTGAGAAATCGATAGCCGCGTGCTCTACGGGTTTTCGGACTCAACTGGCAGGCGGAGCCGCCAAACTTTTGCTGCGATTGCACCAAGATGCCTTGACCCGGAGTGGGCAGCACATGCTGCTCGAAGAAGCGACGCACATTGCGCACCGTATCCGGATCGGGCAGCTCATCCTCGTAGAGCTCGCGATTCACCCGCACGGGTTGATAAAAGAAATGCCGTTTGGCTGCGGCGCCGCCAATTTGTCGCTGTCGCGGCTTCTTCGCTGACGTCGTTTGTTGTTTGACCAACTTCGGAGGCTTTGCTGTTTGACCTGAAGTTGTGCCTCCCACTGTGAGTGGTCGCTCAATCTTGGTGCGCACTGGCTCCACGATGaccacattgttgttgctcagcaGCTCCTGGAAGCTGTAATCCTGCAGATACTGTATGAGACCATCGAATTGCGCCTCCTTCTTGTTGCGCCCTGTGAGAATGTTGCTTCGGATTAGCTGCTGTGACTTGAGCACCTTGTAGCGTATGTGATCAAATTGCGCtgcatcctcatcatcatcatcatcaccgtCCGGTGCAGCACTCACAATTGTGGCCTTCTGTGCGCCATCCCCCAGCTCCACAATCTCTATGGACGGTGGCATGATGCTGCAATAATCTGCCGACGAGTTTGTTGCAGTTGGTGTTGACTTTTCAGTGACGCGGTCACCCAACTGAAAATGCAACCTTGCAGCTGAGTCTTCATTTGTTTGCGGCTTACTCGGTTCACTTGGCTCGCTGCCCGCCGCAAGTTTGTTCCAATAGCATTTGACGGCATCCACTTTTTGTAGGTACTCAATGGCCACCTCGCCCCCGGCGTTGCTCACAGTGCTCGCAATGCTGCGAGCGCTGCTGCGACGCCTAAGGCTGCCGTTGGCAGTTGGGTCGtggccattgctgctgctgctgctgctgtcgacgaCATGCAGAATCTGGGGACGTGACATCTTTTCGGACGTGGCCAACACCTTGATGGGTCGTGCCTTGTAGATTGGTGCGCCGGCACTTAGCACACGACGTTCGGGTGGTTTGCCACTTGCGGTGCTGCTCGAGCGACGCAACGAGCGTTGGGAATGCGAATGAGTTGATGCAACTGCGGGGGGTTGAGGAGTGCAGTTAACACTTGGCTTGGTTTCCTCCTGAATAGCCTCGGTTGCAATAATATTGTTCTGTGCGTCGGTGACAATAATGCGAAaggattgctgctgctgttgcgactgctgctgctgttcggtTTGCTCCTTGCGTTGTCTTATCTCTTGGGCGCGTCGCTCGATTAGCTTGCTAAAGTTCGCCACCTCAATGTGGGGCGCTTCCTTGGGCTGTTCCGCCAACGAAATTGACACCGACAGATTATCCTTATCgtctttgtcgttgtcgttgtcttctGCCTCTGTTAAAGGTGGAGGTGGTGGTGGCAAAGGCAACTCCTCCTCGTCCTCTTCCTCCTTCTCCTGTTCAACTCGCACTTCCACTTCAATGGGTGCGGGGAATATCGCTTGCTTGACTTCGACCTTGTTAGCTTCCTTTGCTGGTTTTGTCGTCGTTTCCTTTTCCGCCTCCTGAGTGG
This is a stretch of genomic DNA from Drosophila albomicans strain 15112-1751.03 chromosome 3, ASM965048v2, whole genome shotgun sequence. It encodes these proteins:
- the LOC117569581 gene encoding histone-lysine N-methyltransferase, H3 lysine-79 specific isoform X4, with the protein product MSRRGAVILSTVSLLLRRAPASRFRHGGLRLTPPVTTSFALMHRNFSSSSQSDDEGKKQEKHKKGTSPSSLSEVSQGGGTTQKKQQQQQRQPETEVKVVWEYPNDSKVPKKSYQHMEIAHRLGDEVAIRVAKFRTNQKHKQMLAKYEAHRKQMELELEREKQRIEMKMKAEQKLNPNVATPPAKGAANATQKPEESVKVEKQQKSETRKSVAKPGVKRKSSWSLFNWMKRSDDKIKKNETSGKK